A window from Salvia miltiorrhiza cultivar Shanhuang (shh) chromosome 2, IMPLAD_Smil_shh, whole genome shotgun sequence encodes these proteins:
- the LOC131008484 gene encoding pollen receptor-like kinase 2, with the protein MDNEVGNEALCGASLDQACPSNGNDNGVSHHRRFPETTIAVVAILLGATLIAFIGVCIFFVCHKKRSQQGGAGAASASAAATPAATADVNEMERGAGAAAAGGSESGKPSVRLLTFLKEDSEKFDMQELLKASGPCRWRYSMPHATPRAMPDLISQFNGVRPPPLFPDQQPPRICYHQY; encoded by the exons ATGGACAACGAGGTAG GCAACGAAGCCCTATGCGGAGCGTCGCTTGATCAGGCATGCCCCTCCAACGGCAACGATAACGGCGTCAGCCACCACCGGCGGTTTCCGGAGACAACGATCGCGGTAGTGGCGATCCTGCTGGGGGCAACACTGATAGCCTTTATAGGAGTGTGCATCTTCTTCGTCTGCCACAAGAAAAGGTCCCAACAAGGCGGGGCAGGGGCTGCCTctgcctccgccgccgccacccCCGCCGCAACGGCAGATGTGAATGAAATGGAAAGAGGCGCGGGTGCGGCAGCAGCAGGCGGGTCGGAGAGCGGGAAGCCAAGCGTGAGGCTGCTGACATTCCTGAAAGAAGATTCAGAGAAATTCGACATGCAAGAGCTGCTGAAGGCGTCGGGGCCTTGCAGGTGGAGGTATTCGATGCCTCATGCAACTCCGAGGGCGATGCCGGACCTCATCTCCCAGTTCAACGGCGTCCGGCCGCCTCCCTTGTTTCCTGATCAACAACCACCAAGAATTTGCTATCACCAATACtga
- the LOC131013514 gene encoding probable LRR receptor-like serine/threonine-protein kinase At3g47570 → MEKSFYYVLPFLAIILILTSQKCCTAQPFTNLDTDQSSLLEMKAHIISDPSLTITTNWSNSSSVCSWIGVTCGSRHRRVTALNLSDMGLLGSIPPQLGNLTFLVSLELTRNNFSGTLPQEMSRLRRLKFLSIRENNFRGEIPSWLPFLPKLEYLSLRSNSFSGFIPKSISNLTNLYHLDFSFNSLEGIIPPEIGRLQRLQLLAIQSNNLTGIIPSAIFNMSSLQRLAFRANGLSGNLPNDLCANLPFIQGIYLAINQLSGLIPSNLSQCSQLQLLSLDINSFSGQIPAAIGDLKSLQVLQLSRNQLTGTLPLSIFNISSLQILDLSRNNLYGNLSKDVGNLTMLTDLYLAVNNFTGVLPREIGQRLQHLERLQLATNLFSGSLPPEIFNISTLQLLVVTQNDLSGSLPTNLCSGLPFLEVLYLGGNHFSGIIPESISNCSQLKQLDIGSNKFTGLVPHSLGSLKFLQILNLPENNLTFGSSSEVSFITSLTNCRSLEVFGINGNPLDATLPSSTGNLSSHLQQFIAFDCGLKGRIPAEIGNLTSLVRLDLYGNDLFGNIPLTVKHLIKLQGLDLANNNITGIIPDDLCDLHSLSELSLSGNQLSGAIPKCLGDVTSLRHLFLNSNMLTSTIPSGLWHLKDLLSLDLSTNSLIRFLPPEFGNLAAAIYINISMNQLSESIPTTIGSLQNLVTLYLSHNRLQGSIPVSIGTITSLQTLDFSYNNLSGSVPKSMVALQHLDNLNVSFNALSGEIPSGGPFLNFTMESFKGNKALCGIPRFDVPPCPVVDNHRSKLKKVKFILFILGGIAVFATIMCFSFIFLRYKRKVKAIDAILSIAPERISYYELSRATQQFNESNLLGTGSFGSVYRGILENGNDIAVKVFKLQSEAAFKSFDVECEVFRNIRHRNLTKVISSCSNEEFKALVLEYMPKGNLEKWLYTHNYCLDFIQRMNIMIDVGSALEYLHHGYSTSIVHCDLKPSNVLLDEEMVAHVSDFGISKLLGDGESVVITNTLATLGYIAPEYGLEGLVSTRCDVYSYGVLLMETFSRKKPSDDMFAGDLSLKVWIASAVPQSTHQVIDANLLLNVNEEHGDKIIKFTSFILELAVKCCAYSPNDRITMKETLVELQKIVRRFLDEA, encoded by the exons ATGGAGAAAAGTTTCTATTACGTTTTACCATTTCTAGCTATAATCCTCATCCTAACTTCCCAAAAGTGTTGCACAGCCCAACCATTCACCAACCTCGACACAGATCAATCTTCCCTTCTCGAAATGAAAGCTCACATCATTTCAGACCCTTCACTCACAATCACAACAAATTGGAGCAATTCGAGCTCCGTTTGTAGTTGGATTGGTGTCACGTGTGGCAGTCGCCACCGTAGAGTCACCGCACTAAATCTTTCCGACATGGGCCTCTTGGGCAGCATTCCACCACAGCTAGGAAACCTCACCTTTCTTGTTTCCCTCGAGCTCACACGCAACAATTTCAGTGGCACTTTGCCTCAAGAGATGTCTCGCTTGCGCCGCTTGAAATTTCTTTCAATCAGAGAGAACAATTTCAGGGGAGAGATCCCATCATGGCTGCCTTTCTTACCTAAACTTGAGTACTTATCTCTCAGAAGTAACAGTTTCTCAGGTTTCATTCCAAAATCCATTTCCAACTTAACAAATCTGTATCATCTTGATTTTTCTTTCAATTCCCTTGAAGGAATAATCCCACCAGAGATTGGTAGACTTCAAAGACTGCAACTTCTGGCTATTCAATCAAATAATCTGACAGGCATTATACCATCTGCTATATTCAACATGTCTTCTTTACAGAGATTAGCTTTCAGAGCAAATGGATTGAGTGGCAATCTTCCAAATGATTTGTGTGCAAATCTTCCATTTATTCAAGGGATTTATCTTGCTATAAATCAATTGAGCGGCCTGATTCCATCAAATCTATCTCAATGCTCACAACTTCAATTGTTGTCGTTGGATATCAATTCTTTTAGTGGACAGATACCCGCAGCCATTGGCGACTTAAAATCTCTACAAGTTCTACAGCTTTCAAGAAACCAATTAACTG GCACATTGCCCCTCAGTATCTTCAATATCTCTTCTTTGCAAATATTGGACCTATCGAGAAATAATCTCTATGGAAACCTTTCAAAAGACGTCGGGAATCTTACAATGCTAACAGACTTGTATCTCGCGGTGAACAATTTCACAG GTGTTCTGCCAAGAGAAATTGGCCAACGTCTTCAGCACCTTGAAAGACTTCAATTAGCGACTAATTTGTTCAGTGGTTCATTACCACCTGAGATTTTTAACATCTCAACCCTTCAACTTCTTGTAGTTACACAGAATGATCTGTCAGGTTCTCTTCCAACCAATTTATGTAGCGGCTTACCTTTTCTTGAGGTACTTTACCTTGGTGGTAATCATTTCAGCGGAATAATACCTGAATCCATTTCCAACTGTTCTCAACTCAAACAGCTCGATATCGGCAGTAACAAATTCACTGGCCTTGTACCTCACTCTCTTGGAAGCCTTAAATTCCTTCAAATATTGAATCTCCCAGAAAACAATCTAACATTTGGATCATCTTCTGAAGTGAGCTTCATTACTTCATTGACAAATTGTAGATCGTTGGAGGTTTTCGGAATTAATGGTAATCCTCTTGATGCCACTCTTCCATCTTCCACTGGGAACTTATCTTCCCACCTCCAGCAATTCATCGCATTCGACTGCGGATTAAAGGGAAGAATTCCAGCTGAAATAGGCAATTTGACCAGCTTGGTTAGACTCGATTTATACGGCAATGACCTATTTGGTAATATTCCATTAACTGTGAAGCATTTGATCAAACTGCAGGGATTAGATCTAGCAAACAACAACATCACAGGTATCATTCCAGATGATCTGTGTGATTTACACAGCTTATCTGAATTGAGTTTGAGTGGAAATCAATTGTCGGGTGCAATTCCAAAATGTTTAGGAGATGTCACATCTTTACGCCATCTTTTTCTAAACTCGAACATGTTAACTTCAACCATACCATCAGGCTTGTGGCACTTAAAAGACTTGTTGAGCCTAGACTTATCCACTAACTCATTGATCAGATTTTTACCTCCAGAGTTTGGTAATTTAGCTGCagcaatttatataaatatatcaatGAATCAATTGTCAGAGTCTATCCCAACCACCATTGGTAGTTTGCAAAATTTGGTCACACTTTATCTGTCGCATAATAGACTTCAAGGTTCAATCCCAGTGTCCATTGGGACTATTACCAGTTTGCAAACTTTAGACTTCTCCTACAATAACCTCTCTGGTTCAGTGCCGAAATCTATGGTCGCACTTCAACACCTCGACAACTTAAATGTCTCTTTCAATGctctaagtggagaaattcctagTGGTGGCCCTTTTTTGAACTTCACAATGGAGTCCTTTAAGGGTAATAAAGCACTGTGTGGAATTCCAAGGTTCGATGTTCCACCTTGTCCAGTAGTAGACAATCACAGATCAAAGTTGAAGAAGGTAAAGTTCATTTTATTCATTCTCGGTGGGATTGCAGTTTTCGCAACAATTATGTGCTTCAGTTTTATATTCCTCAGATACAAAAGGAAAGTTAAAGCAATTGATGCAATCTTGTCGATTGCACCAGAAAGAATTTCATATTATGAACTCTCACGAGCAACTCAACAATTCAATGAGAGCAATTTACTAGGCACGGGAAGTTTTGGTTCTGTATATAGAGGAATTCTTGAAAATGGAAATGATATCGCTGTAAAGGTGTTTAAATTGCAATCGGAAGCAGCTTTCAAGAGCTTTGATGTTGAATGTGAAGTTTTTCGCAATATACGTCATAGAAATCTGACGAAGGTCATAAGTAGTTGCTCCAATGAAGAATTCAAAGCTTTGGTACTTGAATACATGCCAAAGGGAAACCTTGAGAAATGGTTGTACACACACAACTATTGCTTGGATTTCATACAAAGGATGAACATAATGATTGATGTGGGCTCGGCATTGGAAtatcttcaccatggctattcTACTTCAATTGTTCATTGTGACTTGAAGCCTAGTAATGTATTGTTAGATGAAGAAATGGTTGCTCATGTGAGTGATTTTGGTATATCAAAACTATTGGGTGATGGGGAGAGTGTCGTCATAACAAACACTCTGGCAACTTTAGGTTATATTGCTCCAG AGTATGGTTTAGAAGGCCTAGTCTCC